A single region of the Acinetobacter sp. WCHA45 genome encodes:
- the rplL gene encoding 50S ribosomal protein L7/L12 has product MALTNEEILNAVAEKTVLELVELISAFEEKFNVSAAAVAVAAAPGAAAAAEEQTEFNVELTSFGANKVAVIKAVREATGLGLKEAKDLVEGAPAVLKEGVSKEEGEELKKKLEEAGATVTLK; this is encoded by the coding sequence ATGGCTTTAACAAACGAAGAAATCTTAAACGCAGTTGCTGAAAAAACTGTTCTGGAACTTGTTGAATTAATCTCTGCTTTCGAAGAGAAATTTAACGTATCTGCTGCTGCTGTTGCTGTTGCTGCTGCTCCAGGCGCTGCTGCTGCTGCTGAAGAACAAACTGAATTCAACGTTGAGTTGACTTCTTTCGGCGCGAACAAAGTTGCTGTAATTAAAGCAGTTCGTGAAGCAACTGGTCTTGGTCTTAAAGAAGCGAAAGATCTTGTTGAAGGCGCTCCTGCTGTTCTTAAAGAAGGCGTTTCTAAAGAAGAAGGCGAAGAACTTAAGAAGAAGCTTGAAGAAGCTGGTGCTACAGTTACACTTAAGTAA
- the rpoB gene encoding DNA-directed RNA polymerase subunit beta produces MAYSYTEKKRIRKNFGKLPHVMEAPYLLSIQVDSYRTFLQGGKTPKNREDIGLQAAFRSVFPIESYSGNAALEFVEYSLGKPEFDVRECILRGSTYAAPMRVKIRLIIKDRETKSIKDVREQEVYMGEMPLMTDNGTFVINGTERVIVSQLHRSPGVFFDHDKGKTHSSGKVLYSARIIPYRGSWLDFEFDAKDLVYVRIDRRRKLLATVILRALNYSNEQILNLFYEKVPVYLDMGSYQIDLVPDRLRGEMAQFDILDNDGKAIVEQGKRINARHVRQMEAANLAKLSVPDEYLYERITAEDITLKSGDVIPANTVLSHDIMVKIAEGGVKQFNILFTNDIDRGPFIADTLRADTTTGREEALVEIYKVMRPGEPPTKEAAENLFNNLFFSSERYDLSPVGRMKFNRRLGRPYEVGTDQKSREVEGILSHDDIIDVLRTLVEIRNGKGEVDDIDHLGNRRVRSVGEMTENQFRVGLVRVERAVKERLSQAETDNLSPQDLINAKPVAAAIKEFFGSSQLSQFMDQNNPLSEITHKRRVSALGPGGLTRERAGFEVRDVHQTHYGRVCPIETPEGPNIGLINSLSVYAKANDFGFLETPYRKVVDGRVTDEVEYLSAIEEVGTVIAQADSAVDKDGNLTEEMVSVRHQGEFVRMSPERVTHMDVSAQQVVSVAASLIPFLEHDDANRALMGSNMQRQAVPTLRADKPLVGTGMEANVARDSGVCVIANRGGAIEYVDASRIVIRVNEDEMIAGEAGVDIYNLIKYTRSNQNTCINQNVIVKLGDKVARGDILADGPSTDMGELALGQNMRVAFMTWNGYNYEDSILLSERVLQEDRLTSIHIQELSCVARDTKLGAEEITADIPNVGEAALSKLDESGIVYIGAEVTAGDILVGKVTPKGETQLTPEEKLLRAIFGEKAADVKDSSLRVPSGTKGTVIDVQVFTRDGLEKDERAQAIEKAQLDAYRKDLKEEYKIFEEAARERIVRLLKGQESNGGGTTKRGDKLSEDVLSGLELVDLLEIQPNDEAIAERLTQIQVFLKEKSYEIDEKFAEKKRKLSTGDELTTGVLKVVKVYLAVKRRIQPGDKMAGRHGNKGVVSNILPVEDMPHDANGVPVDIVLNPLGVPSRMNVGQILETHLGMAAKGLGDKIEKMLKEQRTVIELREFLDKIYNKVGGEQEELDSLTDAEILALSGNLRAGVPLATPVFDGAEESQIKDLLELADISRTGQTVLFDGRTGEQFDRPVTVGYMYMLKLNHLVDDKMHARSTGSYSLVTQQPLGGKAQFGGQRFGEMEVWALEAYGAAYTLQEMLTVKSDDVEGRTRIYKNIVDGNHYMDPGMPESFNVLTKEIRSLGINIELKNGD; encoded by the coding sequence ATGGCATACTCATATACCGAAAAGAAACGGATCCGTAAGAATTTTGGTAAATTGCCCCACGTAATGGAAGCACCGTACTTACTGTCGATTCAGGTCGATTCGTACCGTACATTCTTACAAGGCGGTAAAACTCCAAAAAATCGCGAAGATATCGGTCTCCAAGCCGCATTTCGTTCAGTTTTTCCTATTGAAAGTTATTCTGGCAATGCTGCTTTAGAATTTGTTGAGTATAGCCTTGGTAAGCCTGAGTTTGACGTGCGTGAATGTATTTTACGTGGTTCAACTTATGCAGCACCAATGCGCGTAAAAATTCGTTTGATCATTAAAGATCGTGAAACGAAATCAATTAAAGACGTTCGTGAACAAGAAGTTTACATGGGTGAAATGCCACTCATGACCGATAACGGTACTTTCGTTATCAATGGTACTGAGCGTGTCATCGTATCTCAATTACACCGTTCACCAGGTGTATTCTTTGATCATGATAAGGGTAAAACTCACTCAAGTGGTAAAGTGTTGTATTCAGCACGTATTATCCCTTACCGTGGTTCATGGTTAGATTTTGAATTTGATGCTAAAGATTTAGTATACGTACGTATTGACCGTCGTCGTAAGCTGCTTGCAACGGTGATTCTGCGTGCCTTGAATTACAGCAATGAACAAATCTTGAATTTGTTCTATGAAAAAGTACCTGTATATCTTGATATGGGTAGCTATCAGATTGATCTTGTTCCAGATCGCTTACGTGGTGAAATGGCACAATTCGATATCTTGGATAATGATGGTAAAGCGATCGTTGAACAAGGTAAACGTATTAATGCACGTCATGTACGTCAAATGGAAGCTGCGAACTTAGCCAAGCTTTCTGTACCTGATGAATATTTATATGAGCGTATTACAGCTGAAGATATCACACTGAAAAGTGGTGATGTGATTCCTGCGAATACCGTACTTAGCCATGACATCATGGTGAAGATCGCTGAAGGTGGTGTTAAACAGTTTAACATCCTGTTCACGAACGACATCGATCGTGGTCCTTTCATTGCAGATACATTGCGTGCGGATACAACAACAGGTCGTGAAGAAGCACTTGTTGAAATCTATAAAGTCATGCGTCCAGGCGAACCACCAACGAAAGAAGCTGCTGAGAACTTATTCAACAACTTATTCTTCTCTTCTGAGCGTTATGACCTTTCTCCAGTGGGTCGTATGAAGTTCAACCGTCGTTTGGGTCGTCCTTACGAAGTGGGTACTGACCAGAAGTCACGTGAAGTTGAAGGGATTCTGTCACACGACGATATTATTGATGTATTACGTACATTAGTAGAAATTCGTAACGGTAAAGGCGAAGTCGACGATATCGATCACTTGGGTAACCGTCGTGTACGTTCTGTTGGTGAAATGACAGAAAACCAATTCCGTGTTGGTTTAGTTCGTGTTGAGCGTGCTGTTAAAGAGCGTTTAAGCCAAGCAGAAACAGATAACTTGTCTCCACAAGATTTGATCAACGCAAAACCTGTTGCTGCTGCAATCAAAGAATTCTTTGGTTCAAGCCAATTGTCTCAATTCATGGACCAAAACAATCCATTGTCTGAGATTACACACAAACGTCGTGTATCTGCGCTTGGCCCTGGTGGTTTGACACGTGAACGCGCGGGCTTCGAAGTACGTGACGTACATCAAACTCACTACGGTCGTGTTTGTCCAATTGAAACGCCTGAAGGTCCAAACATTGGTTTGATCAACTCGCTTTCTGTCTATGCAAAAGCGAATGACTTCGGTTTCTTGGAAACACCATACCGTAAAGTTGTAGATGGTCGTGTAACTGATGAAGTTGAATATTTATCTGCAATTGAAGAAGTAGGGACTGTCATTGCACAGGCTGACTCCGCTGTTGATAAAGATGGTAACCTGACTGAAGAAATGGTTTCTGTCCGTCATCAAGGTGAATTCGTACGTATGTCGCCTGAGCGTGTCACACATATGGACGTTTCTGCACAGCAGGTTGTTTCAGTTGCGGCATCATTGATCCCATTCCTTGAACACGATGACGCGAACCGTGCCTTGATGGGTTCGAACATGCAACGTCAAGCTGTTCCTACATTGCGTGCTGACAAACCGCTTGTTGGTACAGGTATGGAAGCAAACGTAGCACGTGATTCAGGTGTGTGTGTGATCGCAAACCGTGGCGGTGCGATTGAATATGTTGATGCATCTCGTATCGTAATTCGTGTCAACGAAGATGAAATGATCGCGGGTGAAGCAGGTGTAGATATCTACAACCTGATCAAATATACACGTTCAAACCAGAATACATGTATTAACCAAAATGTCATCGTGAAATTAGGCGACAAAGTTGCTCGTGGTGACATCTTGGCTGACGGTCCATCGACTGACATGGGTGAACTTGCGCTTGGTCAAAACATGCGTGTCGCGTTCATGACATGGAATGGTTATAACTACGAAGACTCGATCTTACTTTCTGAGCGTGTACTTCAAGAAGACCGTTTAACGTCAATTCACATTCAAGAATTGTCATGTGTCGCACGTGATACTAAGTTAGGTGCAGAAGAAATTACTGCTGATATTCCTAACGTTGGTGAAGCTGCGCTGTCTAAATTGGATGAGTCAGGTATTGTTTATATCGGTGCTGAAGTGACTGCAGGTGACATCCTTGTTGGTAAGGTAACACCTAAAGGTGAAACTCAGTTAACACCTGAAGAAAAATTACTTCGCGCAATCTTTGGTGAAAAAGCGGCTGACGTAAAAGACTCGTCTTTACGTGTTCCGTCTGGTACCAAAGGTACAGTGATTGACGTTCAAGTCTTCACACGTGATGGTTTGGAAAAAGATGAACGTGCTCAAGCAATTGAGAAAGCTCAACTTGACGCATACCGTAAAGACTTGAAAGAAGAATATAAAATCTTCGAAGAAGCAGCACGTGAACGTATTGTTCGTTTGTTGAAAGGTCAGGAATCTAACGGTGGTGGTACAACCAAACGTGGTGATAAACTTTCTGAAGACGTATTGTCTGGTTTAGAGCTGGTTGATCTACTTGAAATTCAGCCAAATGACGAAGCAATTGCTGAACGCTTAACTCAAATTCAAGTGTTCTTGAAAGAGAAGAGTTACGAGATTGACGAGAAGTTTGCGGAGAAGAAGCGTAAACTTTCTACAGGTGATGAATTAACAACTGGCGTATTGAAAGTTGTTAAGGTTTACCTTGCAGTTAAACGTCGTATCCAGCCTGGTGATAAGATGGCGGGTCGTCACGGTAACAAGGGTGTTGTATCAAACATCTTACCAGTTGAAGACATGCCACATGATGCGAATGGTGTACCAGTCGACATCGTATTGAACCCATTAGGTGTACCGTCACGTATGAACGTGGGTCAGATTCTTGAAACACACTTGGGTATGGCGGCGAAAGGTCTTGGCGATAAGATCGAAAAAATGTTGAAAGAACAACGTACAGTGATTGAACTGCGTGAATTCTTAGACAAGATTTATAACAAGGTTGGTGGTGAGCAGGAAGAGCTTGATAGCTTGACTGACGCAGAAATCTTGGCGCTTTCAGGTAACTTGCGTGCTGGTGTTCCATTAGCGACCCCTGTATTTGATGGTGCTGAAGAAAGTCAGATCAAAGACTTACTTGAATTGGCAGACATTTCGCGTACAGGTCAAACAGTATTGTTTGATGGTCGTACAGGTGAACAGTTTGACCGTCCTGTAACTGTAGGTTACATGTACATGCTCAAATTGAACCACTTGGTTGATGACAAGATGCATGCGCGTTCAACAGGTTCTTACTCACTTGTTACCCAACAGCCGCTTGGTGGTAAAGCACAATTCGGTGGTCAGCGTTTCGGTGAGATGGAAGTCTGGGCACTTGAAGCATACGGTGCTGCATATACGCTCCAAGAAATGCTTACAGTGAAGTCGGATGACGTCGAAGGTCGTACACGCATCTATAAGAATATTGTAGATGGAAACCATTATATGGATCCGGGTATGCCTGAATCGTTCAACGTATTGACCAAAGAGATCCGTTCTTTAGGTATCAACATTGAACTGAAAAATGGTGACTAA
- a CDS encoding phosphoglycolate phosphatase yields MSVAQLQQRSLILFDLDGTLVDSAADLYRAMNLSLEKLALPLVTEVQIRAWVGKGAAKLCETVLEYLFGQIDAQQQKQLLETFVEIYEQELCVNTNVYEGVLPFLDYCQQHNITMACVTNKPEHLAQGILDILQLSPYFKMVVGGDSLAERKPHPLPLLHCMQQQNITASQALMIGDSSNDVEAARRAGIDCIVVSYGYNHGESIYDCQPQQVVDSLAELIEDDLVRRQA; encoded by the coding sequence ATGTCTGTTGCTCAGTTACAACAACGAAGTTTAATTTTATTTGATCTGGATGGGACGCTTGTGGACTCAGCGGCTGATTTATATCGAGCAATGAATCTAAGTTTGGAAAAGCTGGCATTACCATTGGTAACAGAGGTGCAGATTCGAGCTTGGGTAGGCAAGGGTGCGGCTAAACTATGTGAGACTGTCTTGGAGTATTTGTTTGGGCAGATTGATGCCCAGCAGCAGAAGCAATTGCTTGAGACTTTTGTTGAGATTTATGAACAAGAATTATGTGTAAACACCAACGTATATGAAGGTGTTTTACCATTTTTGGATTACTGCCAACAGCATAATATTACGATGGCTTGCGTAACTAACAAACCAGAGCATTTAGCGCAAGGTATCCTCGATATTTTGCAGTTAAGCCCATATTTTAAGATGGTGGTTGGTGGTGATAGTTTAGCTGAACGTAAACCTCACCCTTTGCCTTTACTACACTGTATGCAGCAACAAAATATTACAGCGTCACAAGCTTTGATGATCGGTGATTCGAGTAATGATGTGGAAGCCGCTAGACGTGCAGGTATTGATTGTATTGTGGTCAGCTATGGCTATAATCATGGGGAAAGTATCTATGACTGTCAGCCACAGCAAGTGGTCGATAGTTTGGCAGAATTGATAGAAGATGATTTAGTCAGGAGACAAGCATGA
- the secE gene encoding preprotein translocase subunit SecE, translating to MSNDKSRDALSDAPIPQRNNAAEVINASSPLDIVLWLIAIVLLVGSALVNQHLPAYWAPANDIWVRVGVILACVVVALGLLYATHQGKGFVRLLQDARIELRRVTWPTKQETITTSWQVLLVVVVASLVLWCFDYGLGWFIRLIIG from the coding sequence ATGTCGAATGATAAATCGCGTGACGCATTAAGCGACGCGCCAATCCCTCAAAGAAATAATGCTGCAGAAGTTATAAATGCAAGTTCTCCGCTTGATATTGTCTTGTGGTTAATTGCAATTGTTTTGTTAGTTGGTTCAGCATTGGTAAATCAACATTTACCAGCCTATTGGGCACCTGCAAATGATATTTGGGTGCGCGTTGGGGTAATTTTGGCTTGTGTCGTCGTCGCTTTAGGTTTATTATACGCCACCCATCAAGGCAAAGGCTTTGTGCGTTTGTTGCAAGATGCGCGAATTGAACTGCGTCGAGTGACTTGGCCAACAAAACAAGAGACGATCACGACATCGTGGCAGGTTCTTTTGGTTGTGGTTGTTGCATCATTGGTTTTATGGTGTTTCGATTACGGGTTAGGTTGGTTTATTAGGTTAATTATCGGGTAA
- the rplJ gene encoding 50S ribosomal protein L10, whose amino-acid sequence MALLIEGKKQIVAEVSEVASKAFSVVVANYQGSSVEQLTQLRVEARKLGVTTRIVRNTLAKRALEGTQFDILNDNLVGPTILGFSTSEDDMGAAARLFEEFAKTNKAFELKAAAFDGKVYQGADVSVIANLPNQEKALTMLASVLQAPISKLGRLITALKEKNESEAA is encoded by the coding sequence ATGGCTCTTCTTATCGAAGGCAAAAAACAGATCGTTGCAGAAGTAAGTGAAGTTGCTTCTAAAGCGTTTTCTGTTGTTGTGGCTAACTATCAAGGTTCAAGCGTAGAGCAGTTGACACAACTTCGTGTTGAAGCTCGTAAGTTGGGTGTTACAACGCGTATCGTACGTAACACTTTGGCTAAGCGCGCATTAGAAGGTACTCAATTCGATATCTTAAATGACAATCTTGTTGGCCCAACCATTCTCGGTTTCTCAACTTCTGAAGATGACATGGGTGCAGCTGCACGCTTGTTCGAAGAATTTGCGAAAACTAACAAAGCATTTGAACTTAAAGCTGCCGCATTTGACGGTAAGGTTTATCAAGGTGCTGACGTTAGCGTAATTGCAAACCTTCCGAACCAAGAAAAAGCGCTTACTATGCTCGCGTCTGTTCTTCAAGCTCCTATTTCGAAATTGGGTCGCCTTATTACAGCGCTCAAAGAGAAAAACGAGTCAGAAGCGGCTTAA
- the nusG gene encoding transcription termination/antitermination protein NusG encodes MKRWYIIHAYSGFEKQVMRSLNDRIQRSTVADSFGEVLVPTEEVVEMKDGKKRKSERKFFPGYVLVEMEMNDDTWHIVKECPKVLGFIGGTPEKPAPISQREADAILARVRNTGEAPRPKTMFEPGEELLVVDGPFTDFKGVVEEVQYEKSRLTLTINVFNRPTQVELEFRQVEKTI; translated from the coding sequence ATGAAACGTTGGTATATTATTCATGCCTATTCTGGTTTTGAAAAACAAGTGATGCGTTCACTTAATGACCGAATCCAGCGCAGCACTGTTGCTGATAGTTTTGGTGAAGTCCTTGTTCCTACTGAAGAAGTGGTAGAAATGAAGGATGGTAAGAAGCGTAAGTCTGAGCGTAAATTCTTTCCTGGCTATGTATTAGTCGAAATGGAAATGAATGATGATACTTGGCACATCGTTAAAGAGTGTCCAAAGGTTCTAGGTTTTATTGGTGGTACACCAGAAAAACCAGCACCAATTTCTCAACGTGAAGCTGATGCAATTCTTGCGCGTGTACGTAATACAGGTGAAGCACCTCGTCCTAAGACAATGTTTGAGCCTGGTGAAGAATTACTCGTGGTTGATGGTCCGTTCACTGACTTTAAAGGGGTCGTGGAGGAAGTACAATACGAAAAGTCACGTTTAACGTTGACGATCAATGTATTTAATCGACCAACGCAAGTTGAACTTGAGTTTCGACAAGTCGAAAAAACGATTTAA
- the trpE gene encoding anthranilate synthase component I, which produces MTTLVQFEQLKSAGYNTIPVYRQRLADTETPLSVFARFKEQKQAYLFESVEGGENWARYSMIGLGESIVFSCNAGVLTIQQADGSLRQQDCADPFQYIRDFQSQFKVPTQVELPELPSFTGGLVGYLGYDAVRYIEPKLKNVPTADPVTLPDLWLMLSQTVIVFDNLKDTLFLIHHADSSQPDAYKTAQQKLDQLEQLLATPVSLQAKPHTAPHFESITGKEKFLETVEKVKEYIRAGDVMQVVPGQRMVSDFDGEALQVYRALRHLNPSPYLFLVQGQTLTDQKPFHIVGSSPEILSRLENGIATVRPLAGTRPRGKTKEEDLALEKDLLADEKEIAEHLMLIDLGRNDVGRVSKIGKVQVTDRMVIERYSHVMHIVSNVQGEVRDDVDALDVFKATFPAGTLSGAPKIRAMEIIDEVEPVKRGVFGGAVGYLGWHGEMDMSIAIRTCVIRDKKVYVQAGAGLVADSNPESEWNETQIKARAVIKAVELSSNGLIL; this is translated from the coding sequence ATGACGACCTTAGTACAATTTGAGCAATTAAAATCAGCAGGCTATAACACCATTCCAGTGTATCGCCAACGTTTAGCCGATACAGAAACCCCACTTTCTGTTTTTGCACGTTTTAAAGAACAAAAACAAGCTTATCTCTTTGAGTCTGTTGAAGGGGGTGAGAATTGGGCGCGCTATTCAATGATTGGTTTAGGGGAGTCGATTGTATTTTCCTGTAATGCAGGTGTATTGACCATTCAGCAAGCTGATGGCTCGCTTCGTCAGCAAGACTGCGCTGATCCATTTCAGTATATCCGTGATTTTCAAAGTCAATTTAAAGTGCCAACCCAAGTTGAATTGCCTGAGTTACCAAGTTTTACTGGTGGCTTGGTTGGGTATTTGGGGTATGATGCGGTACGTTATATCGAACCAAAACTTAAAAACGTTCCCACGGCTGATCCTGTGACGTTGCCAGATCTTTGGTTAATGTTGTCTCAAACCGTGATTGTGTTTGATAATTTAAAGGACACTTTGTTTTTAATTCATCACGCAGATTCGAGTCAGCCTGATGCCTATAAGACGGCTCAGCAGAAGTTGGATCAACTTGAGCAGTTGCTCGCTACGCCTGTCAGCTTACAAGCGAAACCCCATACTGCGCCACATTTCGAATCCATTACGGGTAAAGAAAAGTTTCTAGAAACCGTTGAGAAAGTAAAAGAGTATATCCGTGCAGGCGATGTGATGCAGGTTGTGCCTGGTCAACGTATGGTGTCTGACTTTGATGGTGAGGCTTTACAAGTTTATCGTGCATTACGCCATCTCAATCCATCGCCGTATTTATTTCTAGTGCAGGGACAAACGCTCACAGATCAAAAGCCATTTCATATCGTGGGTTCTTCGCCAGAAATTCTTTCACGCTTAGAAAATGGTATTGCAACAGTACGTCCTTTGGCTGGAACACGACCACGTGGTAAAACTAAGGAAGAAGATCTTGCCTTGGAAAAAGATTTACTTGCAGATGAAAAAGAGATTGCAGAACATCTCATGCTAATCGATTTGGGTCGCAATGATGTTGGTCGCGTTTCTAAAATTGGTAAAGTGCAAGTGACTGATCGTATGGTGATTGAGCGTTATTCTCATGTCATGCATATCGTGTCTAATGTGCAGGGTGAAGTACGTGATGATGTGGATGCTTTAGATGTGTTTAAAGCAACCTTTCCTGCTGGAACCCTTTCAGGCGCACCAAAAATCCGCGCTATGGAAATTATTGATGAAGTAGAGCCAGTTAAACGTGGTGTATTTGGTGGTGCTGTAGGTTATTTAGGCTGGCATGGTGAAATGGACATGTCGATTGCGATTCGTACCTGTGTGATTCGTGATAAAAAGGTCTATGTACAGGCAGGGGCAGGCTTAGTTGCAGACTCAAACCCTGAATCAGAGTGGAATGAAACCCAAATAAAAGCTCGCGCAGTGATCAAAGCGGTTGAATTATCATCAAACGGATTGATTTTATGA
- the tuf gene encoding elongation factor Tu translates to MAKAKFERNKPHVNVGTIGHVDHGKTTLTAAIATICAKTYGGEAKDYSQIDSAPEEKARGITINTSHVEYDSPIRHYAHVDCPGHADYVKNMITGAAQMDGAILVCAATDGPMPQTREHILLSRQVGVPYIIVFLNKCDLVDDEELLELVEMEVRELLSTYDFPGDDTPIIRGSALQALNGNDGEYGEKSVLALVEALDSYIPEPERAIDKAFLMPIEDVFSISGRGTVVTGRVESGIVKVGESVEIVGIRDTVVTTVTGVEMFRKLLDEGRAGENCGVLLRGTKREDVQRGQVLAKPGTIKPHTKFDAEVYVLSKEEGGRHTPFLNGYRPQFYFRTTDVTGAIKLQEGVEMVMPGDNVEMSVELIHPIAMDPGLRFAIREGGRTVGAGVVAKVTA, encoded by the coding sequence ATGGCTAAGGCTAAGTTTGAACGTAATAAACCACACGTAAACGTGGGTACAATTGGTCACGTTGACCATGGTAAAACAACTTTAACTGCTGCGATTGCAACGATCTGTGCAAAAACTTACGGCGGTGAAGCGAAAGATTACTCACAAATCGACTCAGCTCCTGAAGAAAAAGCACGTGGTATTACAATTAATACTTCACACGTAGAATACGATTCTCCAATCCGTCACTACGCTCACGTAGACTGCCCGGGCCACGCCGATTATGTTAAAAACATGATTACTGGTGCTGCTCAGATGGACGGCGCGATCCTTGTATGTGCTGCGACTGATGGTCCAATGCCACAAACTCGTGAACACATCCTTCTTTCACGTCAGGTTGGTGTACCTTACATCATCGTATTCTTAAACAAGTGTGACCTTGTTGATGATGAAGAATTACTTGAATTAGTAGAAATGGAAGTTCGTGAACTTCTTTCTACTTATGACTTCCCAGGTGATGACACTCCAATCATCCGTGGTTCAGCGCTTCAAGCATTGAACGGCAATGATGGCGAATATGGTGAGAAATCAGTTCTTGCACTTGTTGAAGCGCTTGACTCTTACATCCCAGAACCAGAGCGTGCAATCGATAAAGCATTCTTAATGCCAATCGAAGATGTATTCTCTATCTCTGGTCGTGGTACGGTTGTAACTGGTCGTGTTGAATCTGGTATCGTTAAAGTTGGCGAATCAGTTGAAATCGTTGGTATCCGTGACACAGTTGTAACGACTGTAACTGGCGTAGAAATGTTCCGTAAACTTCTTGACGAAGGTCGTGCGGGCGAGAACTGTGGTGTTCTTCTACGTGGTACTAAGCGTGAAGACGTACAACGTGGTCAAGTACTTGCTAAACCAGGTACAATCAAGCCACACACTAAATTCGATGCGGAAGTATATGTACTTTCTAAAGAAGAAGGTGGTCGTCATACTCCATTCCTTAACGGTTACCGTCCACAGTTCTACTTCCGTACAACTGACGTAACTGGCGCAATCAAGTTACAAGAAGGCGTAGAAATGGTTATGCCTGGTGACAACGTTGAGATGTCAGTAGAGTTAATCCACCCAATCGCAATGGACCCAGGTCTACGTTTTGCGATCCGTGAAGGTGGTCGTACTGTAGGTGCGGGTGTTGTTGCTAAAGTAACTGCATAA
- the rplA gene encoding 50S ribosomal protein L1, with the protein MAKLTKRQKAIAAAVEANKVYTLEEAVQVLNSLPAAKFKESLDISVNLGVDPRKSDQVVRGATTLPAGTGKTVRVAVFAQGAAAEAAKEAGADVVGFDDLAESIQGGNLDFDVVIAAPDAMRVVGKLGTILGPRGLMPNPKVGTVTPDVANAVKNAKSGQARYRVDKAGIIHAAIGQLGFSEEAVRQNVETLIADLKRLKPATSKGVYVKKITLSSTMGPGLTVDVNNVSK; encoded by the coding sequence ATGGCAAAGTTAACTAAACGTCAAAAAGCCATTGCTGCTGCTGTAGAAGCAAACAAAGTTTATACTTTGGAAGAAGCAGTACAAGTTCTTAACAGCCTTCCAGCTGCGAAGTTCAAAGAATCATTAGACATCTCTGTAAACCTTGGTGTTGATCCACGTAAATCTGATCAGGTTGTTCGTGGTGCGACGACTTTACCTGCAGGTACAGGTAAAACTGTACGTGTAGCAGTATTTGCTCAAGGTGCTGCTGCTGAAGCTGCAAAAGAAGCTGGTGCAGATGTTGTGGGATTTGATGACCTTGCTGAAAGCATTCAAGGTGGAAATCTTGATTTCGACGTAGTGATTGCTGCTCCTGATGCAATGCGCGTTGTTGGTAAGTTAGGTACAATTCTTGGTCCACGTGGCTTAATGCCAAACCCTAAAGTGGGTACAGTAACGCCTGACGTTGCGAATGCGGTTAAGAATGCCAAATCTGGTCAGGCACGTTACCGTGTAGACAAAGCGGGTATCATTCACGCTGCAATCGGTCAACTTGGCTTTAGCGAAGAAGCTGTACGTCAAAACGTTGAGACTTTAATTGCAGATTTAAAACGTTTAAAACCTGCAACTTCTAAAGGTGTATACGTTAAGAAGATCACTTTAAGCTCGACTATGGGCCCAGGTCTTACTGTTGACGTAAACAACGTTTCTAAGTAA
- the rplK gene encoding 50S ribosomal protein L11 — protein sequence MAKKIDGYIKLQVPAGKANPSPPIGPALGQRGVNIMAFCKEFNAATQKLEVGLPIPVVITVYNDKSFTFIMKTPPASILLKKAAGIQKGSSVPNKTKVGKLTRAQLEEIATTKEPDLTGADLDARVRTIAGSARSMGLEVEL from the coding sequence ATGGCTAAGAAGATTGACGGCTATATCAAGCTGCAAGTTCCAGCTGGTAAAGCAAATCCATCTCCACCAATTGGTCCTGCTTTAGGTCAACGTGGTGTAAACATCATGGCATTCTGTAAAGAATTCAATGCTGCTACACAAAAACTTGAAGTTGGCTTGCCAATTCCTGTCGTGATCACTGTGTACAACGATAAGTCGTTCACATTTATCATGAAAACTCCACCTGCATCTATTCTTCTTAAGAAAGCTGCTGGTATTCAAAAGGGTTCTTCTGTACCTAACAAAACTAAAGTTGGTAAGTTGACTCGTGCTCAATTAGAAGAAATTGCGACTACTAAAGAACCAGATTTAACTGGTGCTGATTTAGATGCTCGTGTGCGTACCATTGCTGGTTCTGCACGTTCTATGGGCTTGGAAGTGGAGCTATAA